A stretch of the Glutamicibacter sp. JL.03c genome encodes the following:
- a CDS encoding J domain-containing protein, which yields MSTPSPYEILGVTPSASMEEIKIAYRRAARATHPDLGGSAEKFKQVQQAFQDITDLANPLSHDQTFQKPGEAPRAGFTARPFDERLRKTPQQPKAQMSTEYVPALSDASFTWLSKELSEQRVHGEPRKRGLFANRARLLREATTINLLTKNVLNVLPAARLVNGVSSPQGGHYEHILVAGYRMAVINTMTLPEGYYSFDGNVLRHGNKMTQPPLFNISALQRNFMQMNVLAFTLVLSPTGNRHEPVIEYHRNADPTLGTSPNVLNAAGLVRELKLFLGSGPTPNVVDRAAIAHLREAMY from the coding sequence ATGAGCACGCCGAGCCCGTACGAAATTCTTGGTGTAACTCCTTCAGCCAGCATGGAAGAGATCAAAATTGCCTACCGCAGGGCGGCCAGGGCTACCCACCCCGATCTGGGCGGCAGCGCAGAAAAATTCAAACAAGTTCAGCAGGCATTCCAAGACATTACCGACCTGGCGAATCCACTGAGCCACGATCAGACCTTTCAAAAGCCAGGCGAAGCACCTAGGGCAGGGTTCACCGCGCGCCCATTCGACGAGCGGCTGCGCAAGACTCCCCAGCAGCCAAAAGCACAGATGTCCACGGAATACGTGCCCGCGCTGTCGGATGCTTCATTTACCTGGCTGAGCAAGGAACTCTCCGAACAAAGAGTCCACGGGGAACCACGCAAACGCGGCCTCTTCGCCAATCGGGCAAGATTGCTCCGCGAAGCAACAACGATCAATTTGCTGACCAAGAACGTGCTCAACGTGTTGCCAGCGGCTCGCTTGGTCAATGGGGTTTCTTCGCCGCAGGGCGGCCACTACGAGCACATTCTCGTGGCGGGATACCGTATGGCGGTCATTAATACGATGACCCTCCCGGAAGGTTACTATTCCTTTGATGGCAATGTTCTTCGCCATGGGAACAAGATGACCCAGCCGCCTCTATTCAATATCTCGGCCCTCCAGCGGAACTTCATGCAAATGAACGTGTTGGCTTTCACCTTGGTCCTCTCCCCAACCGGGAATCGACACGAACCGGTCATCGAATATCACCGCAATGCCGATCCGACTCTTGGCACCTCCCCGAACGTGCTCAACGCAGCTGGTTTGGTCCGAGAACTAAAGCTCTTTCTGGGATCCGGTCCTACTCCGAATGTTGTCGACCGTGCGGCCATTGCTCATCTACGTGAGGCGATGTACTGA
- a CDS encoding tRNA (cytidine(34)-2'-O)-methyltransferase: MFRIVFNAPEIPGNSGNAIRLSAITGAELHLVKPLGFNFEDANLRRAGLDYHDLANVVIHENLDAAFEALGEGRVFAFTSEGETVYSDLRYEPSDIFLFGKESVGLSSEDKKHPRVTDLVRLPMLPGRRSLNLANTASIVVYEAWRQHGFAGA; this comes from the coding sequence GTGTTTCGTATCGTATTCAACGCCCCAGAGATCCCGGGTAATTCCGGCAATGCCATCCGCTTATCGGCCATTACAGGTGCTGAACTGCACTTGGTCAAGCCACTAGGCTTCAATTTCGAGGATGCGAATCTGCGTCGTGCGGGGTTGGATTACCACGATTTAGCTAACGTCGTGATTCACGAGAATCTTGACGCCGCTTTTGAAGCCCTGGGCGAAGGCCGCGTTTTCGCCTTCACCTCTGAAGGCGAAACGGTGTACTCGGATCTCAGGTATGAGCCGAGTGACATCTTCCTATTCGGCAAAGAGTCCGTGGGACTCAGCTCCGAGGATAAGAAGCACCCACGCGTCACCGATCTGGTGCGACTGCCGATGCTTCCAGGACGCCGTTCACTCAACCTGGCGAATACGGCTTCCATCGTCGTCTATGAGGCATGGCGCCAACACGGATTTGCTGGCGCGTAA
- a CDS encoding anti-sigma factor: MTERVLNFADDLSGESKTMTGSHSQHRDEPQDEDLGLDLVSHVASSSRAERKTRPRRWIFAVVGAAIIVILALVVFSLLNGGTKASKASKADDAISVAVDLKSGGHANLSSSKSEDAIGVELTSLPPLDESEQYVAWAIHDSGSVSVITKSNGEDASAGYSPADDIIAIHITVESSATPAQPSEDTEASVDLPLSEDSSTQASQGS; the protein is encoded by the coding sequence GTGACCGAACGGGTATTGAACTTTGCCGACGACCTTTCGGGAGAATCCAAGACAATGACCGGTAGCCATTCCCAGCACCGCGACGAGCCGCAGGACGAAGACCTGGGACTAGATCTGGTGAGCCACGTGGCCAGCAGTTCACGAGCTGAACGAAAAACCAGACCACGACGCTGGATTTTCGCAGTCGTAGGCGCTGCCATCATCGTCATTCTGGCTTTGGTTGTATTTTCCCTGCTCAATGGCGGAACGAAGGCATCCAAAGCTTCAAAAGCTGATGATGCGATTTCTGTTGCCGTCGATCTCAAGAGCGGCGGCCACGCCAACCTCAGCAGTTCGAAGTCGGAAGACGCCATCGGCGTCGAGCTGACCTCGCTGCCGCCATTGGACGAATCTGAACAGTATGTTGCGTGGGCCATCCACGATTCCGGCAGCGTATCGGTGATTACGAAGAGCAATGGCGAAGATGCATCAGCTGGTTACTCCCCCGCCGACGACATCATCGCCATCCACATCACTGTCGAGAGTTCCGCTACTCCCGCCCAACCATCAGAAGACACCGAAGCTTCAGTAGATCTTCCCTTGAGCGAGGATTCAAGCACTCAGGCCAGCCAGGGTTCATAA
- a CDS encoding PIG-L deacetylase family protein: MIDTTEFFGEETQRVLAFGAHPDDLDFGAAGTIAAFTAAGIEVQYCIMTDGDAGGFDDRDPQETAALRHAEQKRAAEKVGVKTVHFLGERDGFLEANHEVMRKVVRLIRQVQPTIVMAMHPERNWDRIQRSHPDHLACGEAVTRAIYPAVENPFAYPELLHEEELEAYKVPWLWLYGAPKERENGFVDITDFFEKKMDALRAHFTQHPDVAAMEQFVLQQCTANGQRAQYEEQRLAEAFHLVAVNADDTIAGF; encoded by the coding sequence ATGATCGACACAACTGAATTCTTCGGTGAGGAAACCCAACGAGTCCTTGCTTTCGGCGCGCATCCGGATGACTTGGACTTCGGAGCAGCGGGAACAATTGCTGCGTTCACGGCTGCCGGTATCGAGGTGCAGTATTGCATCATGACTGACGGCGATGCCGGTGGCTTCGATGACCGGGACCCGCAGGAAACGGCCGCCTTGCGCCACGCAGAGCAGAAGCGGGCTGCTGAAAAAGTCGGTGTGAAAACCGTGCATTTCCTTGGCGAGCGTGATGGCTTCCTGGAGGCCAACCATGAGGTGATGCGTAAGGTTGTTCGACTGATCCGCCAGGTGCAGCCAACCATTGTCATGGCCATGCATCCAGAACGAAATTGGGACCGCATCCAGCGTTCGCATCCGGACCATCTGGCCTGCGGCGAGGCCGTCACCCGCGCAATCTACCCTGCGGTGGAGAATCCCTTCGCGTACCCGGAGTTGCTGCACGAGGAAGAACTGGAGGCCTACAAGGTACCCTGGCTCTGGCTATATGGTGCGCCGAAGGAACGTGAAAATGGCTTTGTCGACATCACAGACTTCTTCGAGAAGAAGATGGACGCACTGCGTGCTCATTTCACGCAGCATCCTGATGTAGCGGCCATGGAGCAGTTCGTACTTCAGCAATGCACCGCCAATGGGCAGCGGGCGCAGTACGAAGAGCAACGTCTGGCGGAGGCCTTCCACCTGGTTGCGGTGAACGCCGATGACACCATTGCCGGCTTCTAG
- a CDS encoding electron transfer flavoprotein subunit alpha/FixB family protein, with protein MPSALVFFNELSDAPSKAQRELLTLASRFDRATLAVASEVPQFAQDVISGYAVDKLLIAPGNSDAFIDHALSALAAAVKRSEADVVLVANDNFHREIAARLAVRLDGAVITDAIDVSADLVVTKDELAGSYSAQAKATNGTLFVTVKPNSIEDAPQAQGQQLEVQPLDCEAAATPAIRIVATEAKAASDRPKLTEARVVVAGGRGVNGDFGPVEDLADALAGAVGASRAATDAGWISHDAQIGQTGVTVSPQLFISAGISGAIQQKAGMQTSKCIIAINKDVDAPVFEIADLGIVGDLAKVLPQAAEEIRRRQA; from the coding sequence ATGCCTTCAGCACTAGTATTTTTCAACGAACTTTCCGATGCCCCTTCCAAGGCGCAACGAGAGCTTCTGACCCTTGCTTCCCGTTTTGACCGGGCTACTTTGGCCGTTGCCTCTGAGGTTCCGCAATTTGCTCAGGATGTAATCAGTGGCTACGCAGTAGATAAGCTCCTGATTGCACCCGGAAATAGCGATGCCTTTATCGACCATGCGCTCTCGGCTCTTGCAGCTGCCGTCAAACGAAGCGAAGCCGATGTTGTTCTGGTTGCCAACGATAATTTCCACCGCGAGATCGCAGCGCGGTTGGCCGTTCGCCTAGACGGCGCGGTCATTACCGATGCCATTGATGTTTCGGCGGATCTGGTTGTGACCAAAGACGAGCTGGCTGGCAGCTACAGCGCCCAGGCCAAAGCCACGAACGGAACGTTGTTCGTCACCGTTAAGCCGAACAGCATTGAAGATGCTCCGCAGGCACAGGGCCAGCAGCTTGAGGTCCAGCCACTGGACTGTGAGGCTGCCGCTACGCCTGCCATTCGCATTGTGGCCACCGAAGCCAAAGCGGCCTCGGATCGTCCAAAGCTGACCGAAGCACGCGTTGTGGTTGCTGGCGGACGAGGAGTCAACGGGGACTTCGGCCCCGTTGAGGACCTGGCCGACGCACTTGCAGGCGCTGTCGGCGCCTCGCGTGCTGCCACCGACGCCGGATGGATTTCCCATGACGCGCAGATCGGCCAAACCGGTGTCACGGTTTCACCTCAGCTGTTCATCTCTGCCGGTATCTCGGGAGCGATCCAGCAGAAGGCAGGCATGCAAACCAGCAAGTGCATCATTGCGATCAACAAGGATGTCGACGCGCCTGTTTTCGAAATCGCTGATCTCGGGATTGTTGGCGATTTGGCAAAGGTGCTTCCACAAGCTGCAGAAGAGATTCGACGCCGTCAAGCATGA
- a CDS encoding electron transfer flavoprotein subunit beta/FixA family protein, translating into MTEETTVPLKIVVLVKHVPDVQFDRHIDSASLRLDRSESVLSELDEYAVEAAVALVESQGGFAAGHEVIAATMGGKSASNSVKKALQMGASSGLHLNDDALAGSDTVATSKALAALIEHVGDVDLVVTGMSSTDAETSVVPAQLAERLNFAQLTNALAVEFDGASRELTVRRDHADRTLSLTAALPAVLSVTDQANEPRYPNFKAIMAAKKKSITEVDLAGIGLEAETVGASGSRSVVLNATARPAREAGTVINDSGQAGIALVDFLAEQKLI; encoded by the coding sequence ATGACCGAGGAAACTACGGTGCCGCTGAAAATAGTGGTGCTGGTAAAACATGTTCCAGATGTCCAATTTGATCGTCACATCGATTCTGCTTCGTTGCGTCTTGACCGTTCGGAGTCGGTCCTCTCCGAATTGGACGAATACGCTGTCGAAGCAGCTGTAGCCCTGGTTGAGTCGCAGGGCGGATTCGCTGCCGGGCACGAAGTCATCGCGGCCACGATGGGTGGAAAGAGCGCCAGCAACTCAGTCAAGAAAGCCCTGCAGATGGGTGCCAGCTCGGGTCTCCACCTCAACGATGATGCACTGGCCGGATCCGATACCGTTGCGACTTCCAAGGCGCTGGCAGCGCTGATCGAGCATGTCGGCGACGTTGATCTTGTTGTTACAGGAATGTCTTCAACCGACGCAGAGACGTCGGTTGTTCCCGCCCAGTTGGCTGAGCGTTTGAACTTTGCGCAGTTGACCAATGCCTTAGCTGTTGAATTTGACGGCGCCAGCCGAGAACTGACCGTTCGCCGAGATCATGCAGATCGAACTCTGAGCCTCACTGCAGCATTGCCTGCAGTCCTGTCGGTGACTGATCAGGCCAATGAGCCTCGTTACCCGAATTTCAAGGCCATCATGGCCGCGAAGAAGAAGAGCATCACCGAAGTGGATCTGGCGGGCATCGGCCTGGAAGCTGAAACAGTAGGTGCCTCGGGGTCGCGTTCGGTTGTTCTTAATGCCACTGCTCGGCCTGCCCGTGAAGCAGGAACAGTCATCAACGACAGCGGCCAGGCCGGCATTGCCCTGGTTGATTTCTTGGCCGAACAGAAGCTGATCTAA
- a CDS encoding S1C family serine protease, which translates to MNQEAQAGQQDDNDNSSSAPRTEPISAAAASGSASPYQSQHSAGQQNQPNSPYGSPYAGGAYTQTTYPVPPEKQPKDKKRFAGSTLIAGMVAAALVGGLTAAGTTYLMDDGSSTSTTGGSAPREGVVINNPDKVTEVTAAAAKASPSVVTIEVSGNGNSGSGSGIVLDNKGNILTNTHVVTLGGEVADPTIAVQMNDGTVHSAKVVGTDPLSDLAVINIQADGLVPATMGSSSELNVGDTAVAIGAPLGLSGTVTDGIISTLNRTISIASSAVPDEGDQSNGDDGSQFNFQFPGQEQQQQQQSSGSIYVNVIQTDAAINHGNSGGALVNAKGEIIGVNVAIASSGSSEEGGSIGVGFAIPIDYAKRIAQELIDNGSASHGLLGATVTAQGTAEQGEQNTSSFSVGAKVVEVSSGSAAEKAGLKSGDVITGVNDRAVHDSQTVTAAIREIAANGKAEIRYLRNGEEKTANVTVGELSKN; encoded by the coding sequence TTGAACCAGGAAGCGCAAGCCGGTCAGCAGGACGACAACGATAATTCGTCGTCGGCTCCACGCACCGAGCCGATCAGCGCAGCTGCTGCCAGCGGATCAGCCTCCCCTTACCAGTCGCAGCACAGCGCAGGTCAGCAAAATCAGCCGAACTCGCCTTATGGTTCGCCTTATGCTGGCGGAGCGTACACCCAGACGACCTACCCTGTGCCTCCAGAAAAGCAGCCTAAGGACAAGAAGCGTTTTGCTGGCAGCACCCTCATTGCCGGCATGGTTGCAGCCGCCCTTGTCGGTGGCCTGACCGCCGCGGGCACCACCTATTTGATGGATGATGGAAGCAGCACCTCAACCACCGGCGGCTCGGCACCGCGTGAAGGCGTTGTAATCAATAATCCAGACAAGGTAACTGAAGTTACCGCAGCCGCAGCGAAGGCAAGCCCTAGCGTTGTCACCATCGAAGTTTCCGGAAATGGCAACAGCGGCTCGGGCTCTGGCATTGTGCTGGATAACAAGGGCAATATTCTGACGAACACCCACGTGGTCACCCTTGGTGGCGAGGTGGCTGATCCAACCATCGCCGTCCAGATGAATGACGGAACTGTGCATTCGGCGAAGGTTGTTGGAACAGATCCGCTTTCTGATCTGGCCGTGATCAATATCCAGGCCGACGGACTGGTTCCGGCAACGATGGGCTCGTCTTCGGAACTGAATGTTGGAGACACCGCCGTAGCCATTGGCGCACCGCTGGGACTCAGCGGAACCGTGACCGACGGCATCATTTCAACTTTGAACCGTACGATTTCCATCGCCTCATCGGCAGTTCCCGATGAGGGCGACCAGTCCAACGGGGATGACGGCAGCCAGTTCAACTTCCAGTTCCCAGGCCAGGAACAGCAGCAACAGCAACAGTCGAGCGGCTCGATCTACGTCAATGTCATTCAGACCGACGCGGCCATCAACCACGGAAACTCCGGGGGAGCATTGGTCAATGCCAAGGGCGAAATCATCGGTGTGAACGTTGCCATTGCTTCTTCCGGATCCAGCGAAGAAGGCGGATCCATTGGCGTGGGCTTCGCGATCCCGATTGATTACGCCAAGCGTATCGCCCAGGAGCTCATTGATAACGGCTCCGCTTCGCACGGCCTGCTCGGCGCTACCGTGACGGCTCAGGGAACTGCTGAACAGGGTGAACAGAACACCTCATCCTTCTCCGTTGGAGCCAAGGTTGTTGAGGTGAGCTCGGGTTCGGCCGCTGAGAAGGCTGGTTTGAAGTCCGGCGATGTGATCACCGGCGTGAACGATCGTGCCGTTCACGATTCGCAGACTGTCACCGCGGCAATTCGCGAAATTGCAGCTAATGGCAAGGCCGAAATCCGCTACCTTCGCAACGGTGAAGAGAAGACTGCAAATGTCACCGTCGGGGAGCTGTCAAAAAACTAA
- a CDS encoding TPM domain-containing protein has translation MASVVSLGMATPALAESPVTIPPGDFVIDNSGVLGSDQALIEEEIKELRSDTGLSLFAIFVDEFSNPSKADEWVKEVADKKGLGRSDVILAVATESRQAYFAASDSGPLAEQDSEIYRSQISPALGEDDWAGAVDGAIDGIKNAESGGTAESSSGGGGFITILLVIAALAVGGYFLLARRSRKKSQALSSQQNNYPGMAGSPAPQQPLIPLDQLRLQADQLLVAADDSIRSSQQELGFAEAQYGKEAVAVFVEDLGKAKEHLTESFRLQQQLDDDIPDTEADQRSWLNEIINRCREVNQSLQEHADDFKQLRQLEQNAEARISEVKASQEPLNQRLSSRVSELEQLSGKYDESAVSQIKDNAQQAGERLSFAASALQQASENLATNRSDAAVLIQNAEEAQDQADVLLEAIAKAGSSLQQAEQDLRAAVALAERDLAQAKATYATGTSSDLAGPIAGVESALNTTRQAIAGGKYNPLGLITLLDEATTPLGQSLANMRDRAQQEQAARDQLQSLLHTAASRINGTDDYIRARRGGVRSSARTRLAEAQRALDEAHSFAHSDPARAVAATQRSIQLADQAAQMAENDVSGFGDYGDNFGGGYRRGRGGGVFDGVGGAVLGGILINTILGGGHSGGHSGGNDGFFGGGGFGGFDGGGGGGFGGGGFGGGDGGNF, from the coding sequence GTGGCGTCGGTTGTATCGCTCGGAATGGCTACGCCGGCACTCGCTGAGTCGCCGGTGACCATTCCACCAGGCGACTTTGTAATCGATAATTCTGGAGTGCTCGGTTCGGACCAAGCACTCATTGAAGAAGAAATCAAAGAGCTGAGAAGCGATACCGGCCTGAGCCTTTTCGCCATCTTCGTCGACGAGTTCTCCAACCCCAGTAAGGCCGACGAGTGGGTCAAAGAGGTCGCAGACAAAAAGGGCCTGGGGCGCTCGGACGTGATTCTCGCGGTAGCCACAGAATCTCGCCAAGCCTACTTCGCAGCTTCAGATAGCGGGCCTCTGGCAGAGCAGGACTCCGAAATCTATCGCTCGCAGATCAGTCCGGCTTTGGGAGAAGACGACTGGGCCGGAGCTGTTGACGGCGCCATTGATGGCATCAAAAACGCCGAAAGTGGCGGCACCGCAGAAAGCTCTTCCGGAGGCGGTGGTTTCATCACCATCCTGCTAGTCATCGCAGCATTGGCCGTGGGCGGTTACTTCCTCCTTGCGAGAAGAAGCCGCAAGAAGTCGCAGGCTCTGTCTTCGCAGCAGAACAACTACCCTGGCATGGCCGGTAGCCCAGCACCACAGCAACCGCTGATTCCTCTAGACCAGTTGCGTTTGCAGGCCGATCAGCTGCTTGTTGCCGCCGATGATTCCATCCGCTCATCGCAACAGGAACTCGGTTTCGCTGAGGCCCAGTACGGGAAAGAAGCTGTCGCCGTTTTCGTCGAAGACCTGGGCAAAGCCAAGGAGCATCTGACGGAGTCATTCCGTCTACAGCAGCAGCTGGATGACGATATTCCTGACACCGAAGCAGACCAGCGCTCTTGGCTCAACGAAATCATCAACCGATGCCGAGAAGTCAACCAGTCGCTGCAAGAGCATGCTGATGATTTCAAGCAGCTGCGCCAGTTGGAACAGAATGCTGAAGCTCGGATTTCCGAGGTGAAAGCTAGCCAGGAGCCGCTGAACCAGCGACTCTCCTCTCGGGTGTCCGAACTGGAACAGCTCTCGGGTAAGTACGACGAGAGTGCGGTCAGCCAGATCAAGGACAATGCCCAACAGGCTGGCGAACGGCTATCGTTTGCTGCCTCAGCCCTGCAACAAGCTTCTGAAAACCTGGCGACTAACCGCTCGGACGCAGCCGTGCTCATTCAGAATGCGGAGGAAGCACAGGATCAGGCTGATGTCCTCCTTGAGGCCATCGCCAAAGCCGGCAGCTCATTGCAGCAAGCTGAACAGGATCTTCGCGCAGCCGTTGCCTTGGCGGAACGAGATCTTGCCCAGGCCAAGGCCACATACGCAACGGGGACAAGCTCAGATCTAGCAGGACCGATCGCGGGTGTCGAAAGCGCGCTGAACACAACGCGACAGGCAATAGCCGGTGGAAAATACAACCCTCTGGGACTGATCACCCTCCTGGACGAAGCAACTACTCCCCTAGGCCAATCACTGGCCAATATGCGCGACCGCGCGCAGCAAGAACAAGCAGCGCGCGACCAATTGCAGTCCTTGCTGCATACCGCTGCGTCACGCATCAATGGTACGGACGACTACATCCGTGCCCGCCGTGGAGGTGTTCGCTCTTCGGCTCGTACGCGTTTGGCCGAGGCGCAACGCGCTCTCGATGAGGCGCACTCTTTCGCGCACTCCGATCCTGCTCGCGCCGTCGCCGCGACGCAACGCTCAATCCAGCTTGCCGATCAGGCTGCCCAGATGGCCGAGAACGATGTCAGCGGCTTCGGCGACTATGGCGACAACTTCGGGGGCGGCTACCGTCGCGGACGCGGCGGCGGAGTATTCGACGGCGTTGGCGGAGCAGTGCTCGGCGGCATCCTCATTAATACCATCCTCGGAGGCGGCCACAGTGGCGGTCATTCCGGAGGAAACGATGGCTTCTTTGGTGGCGGCGGCTTCGGCGGGTTTGACGGCGGAGGCGGCGGTGGATTTGGAGGAGGTGGCTTCGGCGGAGGGGACGGAGGCAACTTCTAA
- a CDS encoding PspA/IM30 family protein produces the protein MTKQSIFGRISQLAKANINALLDSAEDPQKMMDQMVRDYNDNIAEAEQAIAQTIGNLRMLEEDYREDEEAMAEWGNKALAASNKADEFRASGKADEAGKFDNLAKVAIQRQMQAESEMKTAQPTINSQREIVDKLKTGLNQMKEKRTELASKRDELVARSKAAHAQNQVNEAVKAVNIMDPSSEIGRFEEKVRREEARVRGAAELASSSLDAQFESLEDLGEQTEVEARLAALKSKQTGAIEG, from the coding sequence ATGACCAAACAATCAATCTTCGGGCGCATCTCACAACTAGCCAAGGCCAACATCAACGCCCTGCTCGACTCGGCGGAAGATCCACAGAAGATGATGGATCAGATGGTTCGTGACTACAACGACAACATCGCCGAAGCGGAACAGGCCATCGCCCAGACCATCGGCAATCTTCGCATGTTGGAAGAGGATTACCGCGAAGACGAAGAGGCCATGGCCGAGTGGGGTAACAAGGCTCTAGCGGCCTCGAACAAGGCTGACGAGTTCCGCGCTTCGGGCAAAGCCGACGAGGCCGGCAAGTTCGACAACTTGGCCAAGGTTGCGATCCAGCGCCAGATGCAGGCTGAATCCGAGATGAAGACCGCACAGCCAACAATCAACTCCCAGCGTGAAATCGTTGATAAGTTGAAGACCGGCCTGAACCAGATGAAGGAAAAGCGCACTGAGCTTGCTAGTAAGCGCGATGAACTGGTGGCACGATCAAAGGCAGCGCACGCTCAGAACCAGGTGAACGAGGCTGTGAAGGCCGTGAACATCATGGATCCGTCCAGTGAAATCGGACGCTTTGAGGAAAAAGTCCGGCGTGAAGAAGCCCGCGTACGCGGCGCCGCAGAGTTGGCTTCCTCCAGCCTCGACGCCCAGTTCGAGTCGCTGGAAGATCTCGGCGAGCAGACCGAGGTCGAAGCCCGCTTGGCAGCTTTGAAGTCCAAGCAGACTGGCGCTATCGAAGGCTAA